The Candidatus Liberimonas magnetica genome window below encodes:
- the lexA gene encoding transcriptional repressor LexA: MDNIVLTEKEKGALRSIRSFLLNNGRMPSVRELMNYMDYKYPRSVSLLFEQLTKKGILKRKPDGKVMLANNNDKKEVNAQTVNIPLLGSAPCGTPNFAEENIEAVYPVSVKLAPPPYKYFLLRAKGDSMNEKSIDDGDLLLVRQQQTAKNGDCVVALIDGESTIKEFHKTDNAIILKPRSKNDKHKAIILTRDLQVQGVVVTTIKGL, translated from the coding sequence ATGGACAATATTGTTTTAACAGAAAAAGAAAAGGGAGCACTTCGTTCAATAAGAAGCTTCTTATTGAATAACGGACGCATGCCGTCAGTCCGTGAGCTAATGAATTATATGGATTATAAATACCCTCGTTCTGTTTCATTGCTCTTTGAACAACTTACAAAAAAGGGTATTTTGAAACGAAAACCAGATGGCAAGGTCATGCTCGCAAACAATAATGACAAAAAAGAAGTTAATGCTCAGACTGTAAATATTCCCTTGCTTGGTTCTGCTCCCTGCGGAACTCCAAACTTTGCCGAAGAAAATATTGAGGCAGTATATCCTGTATCTGTTAAACTTGCACCGCCCCCGTACAAATATTTTCTTTTGAGAGCAAAAGGCGATTCAATGAATGAAAAGAGTATTGATGATGGTGATTTACTTTTAGTTCGGCAGCAACAAACTGCAAAAAATGGCGATTGCGTGGTTGCTCTTATAGATGGCGAATCAACAATAAAAGAATTTCACAAAACTGATAATGCAATTATCCTGAAACCCCGGTCGAAAAATGACAAACATAAAGCGATAATTTTAACGAGAGATTTACAGGTTCAGGGAGTTGTTGTAACGACGATTAAAGGTTTGTGA
- a CDS encoding RNA-binding transcriptional accessory protein gives MEGALFVINNIVKDVDKPLDSVVNTVVLLEGGATIPFIARYRKEKTGNLDETVIRKISDRLEYYRELEGRKDTIIKSIEAQKKMTPELKKKILDCADKATLEDMYLPYKPRIRTRATVAKEKGLEPLADIMMSLEAVDKTKQDIAAPFLNKEKEVETYEQAINGAKDIIAERIADMANVRGWIRNYTAENGVLQSGPRKDYKDTKTKYSTYYDTSELIKTAPSHRILAIRRGTKEEVLSWKILVDEKHITDQIKTYIFKAKNLFFKPEIAEAIEDSYSRLMALSISVEVFMQATQKAEEEAINVFSKNLRNLLLAPPAGSKITIGIDPGYRTGCKIAVVDEKGDFKEFNTIYPTPPENDDVGSEAVLMDLIEEYEPELIAIGNGTGSKETDQFVKGLIKKHNLKLSCVMVSEAGASVYSASETAGKEYPDLDVTARGAISIAHRLQDPLAELVKIDPKAIGVGQYQHDVNQKELKRSLELTVESCVNYVGVDLNTASTELLSYVSGIGRALAENLVAQRSENGKFTKRDELSKVPKLSPKVFEQCAGFLRIRNSENPLDNSSIHPESYPVVEKMAKDMNATVKDLISNKSLVDSIKIDNYVTDTIGLLTLKDIIAELKKPGRDPRKEFSSVEFSSEINNLEDLSPGMILTGTVTNVANFGAFVDIGVHQDGLIHISMLADVFVKNPYDIVAVGDTVSVEVIEIDTELNRIALKRLSGGKGPNAGRFQGKKEKGKGKGRDADQGFKIGSYLDNSFSPPKED, from the coding sequence ATGGAAGGCGCGCTTTTTGTAATCAATAACATAGTCAAGGACGTAGATAAACCGCTTGATTCAGTAGTTAACACGGTAGTACTGCTTGAGGGCGGAGCTACGATCCCGTTCATTGCCAGGTACCGCAAGGAAAAAACCGGCAACCTGGATGAAACTGTCATAAGGAAGATATCCGACAGGCTTGAATATTACAGGGAGCTTGAAGGAAGAAAAGATACTATTATAAAAAGCATAGAAGCCCAGAAAAAAATGACGCCTGAGCTGAAGAAAAAGATCCTTGATTGCGCAGATAAGGCTACTCTTGAAGACATGTACCTGCCGTATAAACCCAGGATAAGGACAAGAGCTACCGTAGCTAAAGAAAAGGGCCTTGAACCGCTGGCTGATATAATGATGAGCCTTGAGGCGGTAGACAAGACAAAACAGGATATAGCCGCACCGTTCTTGAACAAAGAAAAGGAAGTAGAAACTTATGAGCAGGCGATAAACGGCGCTAAGGATATCATAGCCGAGCGGATAGCGGATATGGCAAATGTCCGCGGCTGGATAAGGAACTATACCGCAGAAAACGGGGTCTTACAATCCGGGCCGAGAAAAGATTACAAAGATACAAAAACAAAATACAGCACTTATTATGATACGTCAGAGCTTATAAAAACAGCGCCGTCGCACAGGATCCTGGCTATAAGGAGGGGGACAAAGGAAGAGGTCTTGAGCTGGAAGATACTTGTAGATGAAAAACATATAACAGACCAGATAAAGACATATATTTTTAAGGCAAAGAACCTGTTTTTTAAACCGGAGATAGCCGAAGCTATAGAGGATTCTTACAGCCGCCTGATGGCGTTATCCATTTCAGTAGAAGTTTTTATGCAGGCGACCCAGAAAGCTGAAGAAGAAGCTATCAATGTGTTCTCAAAGAATCTGCGTAACCTGCTGCTTGCTCCTCCGGCGGGTTCAAAGATAACTATAGGCATTGACCCTGGCTACAGGACAGGGTGCAAGATAGCGGTTGTTGATGAGAAAGGCGATTTCAAGGAATTCAATACTATATACCCTACACCGCCGGAAAACGATGATGTGGGTTCTGAAGCCGTGCTAATGGATCTGATAGAGGAGTATGAGCCTGAACTTATAGCGATCGGCAATGGCACAGGCTCAAAAGAAACGGATCAGTTCGTAAAGGGGCTCATAAAAAAGCATAACTTGAAGCTCTCATGCGTCATGGTAAGCGAGGCCGGGGCTTCGGTCTATTCCGCTTCTGAGACCGCCGGGAAAGAATATCCTGACCTTGACGTAACAGCCAGGGGTGCTATAAGCATTGCGCACAGGCTGCAGGATCCGCTGGCCGAGCTTGTCAAGATAGACCCGAAAGCGATAGGGGTCGGTCAATACCAGCACGATGTAAACCAGAAAGAGCTTAAACGTTCTCTTGAGCTTACTGTCGAGTCCTGCGTTAACTACGTTGGAGTTGATTTGAACACGGCATCTACCGAGCTGTTAAGCTATGTTTCAGGCATAGGGCGGGCTCTGGCCGAAAACCTTGTAGCTCAAAGAAGCGAGAACGGAAAATTCACAAAAAGGGACGAGCTTAGCAAGGTACCTAAACTCAGTCCCAAGGTGTTTGAGCAGTGCGCGGGGTTTTTAAGGATAAGGAACTCGGAAAACCCGCTTGATAATTCAAGTATACATCCCGAATCATATCCTGTAGTTGAAAAAATGGCCAAGGACATGAATGCCACTGTAAAAGACCTGATCTCAAATAAATCCCTGGTTGATTCTATAAAAATAGATAACTATGTAACCGACACCATAGGGCTTCTTACTTTAAAAGATATAATAGCAGAACTTAAAAAACCCGGCCGCGACCCTAGAAAAGAGTTTTCAAGCGTGGAATTCTCATCTGAAATAAATAACCTTGAAGACCTCTCTCCCGGAATGATATTGACCGGCACGGTCACCAATGTCGCTAATTTCGGGGCTTTTGTAGATATAGGGGTGCACCAGGACGGGCTTATCCATATTTCGATGCTGGCGGATGTTTTCGTTAAAAACCCGTACGACATTGTTGCTGTGGGAGACACGGTAAGCGTTGAAGTAATAGAAATAGATACGGAATTGAACAGGATCGCCCTAAAACGCCTCTCTGGAGGAAAAGGGCCTAATGCCGGCAGGTTCCAGGGAAAGAAAGAAAAGGGAAAAGGGAAAGGGCGCGATGCAGACCAGGGTTTTAAGATAGGCAGTTACCTCGATAATAGCTTTAGCCCGCCAAAAGAAGATTAA
- a CDS encoding restriction endonuclease, translating to MSKIKQGLDILIKMGIPRAQQNERSSLTLLAVLNIKERSPWSSAKKRLIRIHDILGFIEYNYKKKYAENTRETIRRQTLQQLEQAGIVERNSDDPSRLTNSPNTVYNITNEALEAIRKYNDPLFERALHRFISEKGRLIDKYDRRKAQNQIKLVVPDGKTINFSPGEHNELQIKIIKQLLPRFCVNAELVYVGDTANKLLFIKDELLKDLNVPITNHDKLPDIVLYDRAKKHLFLIEAVTSHGPISPKRHVELEKILKDCKTVKIYISAFLSSREFKRHFDNIAWETEVWIAENPDHMIHFNGPNFFTAY from the coding sequence ATGAGTAAAATAAAACAGGGCTTGGACATTTTGATAAAAATGGGAATTCCCAGAGCGCAGCAAAATGAGCGATCGTCTTTGACTTTGTTAGCTGTACTGAATATAAAAGAGAGAAGCCCGTGGTCAAGTGCGAAGAAACGATTAATTAGAATTCATGACATTTTAGGGTTTATTGAATATAATTATAAAAAGAAGTATGCCGAGAATACCCGAGAAACCATAAGGAGACAAACCTTACAGCAGCTTGAACAGGCGGGAATCGTTGAAAGAAATTCTGATGATCCATCAAGACTAACCAACAGTCCCAACACAGTCTATAATATAACCAATGAAGCTCTGGAAGCGATACGAAAATACAATGATCCTTTATTTGAAAGAGCTCTTCATAGGTTTATTTCGGAAAAAGGACGGCTTATTGACAAGTATGATAGACGGAAAGCACAAAATCAAATAAAATTGGTTGTTCCGGATGGAAAGACTATCAATTTTTCTCCGGGGGAACACAACGAGCTGCAGATAAAAATAATCAAGCAACTGTTGCCGCGCTTTTGTGTGAATGCCGAACTTGTATATGTGGGTGATACAGCAAATAAACTACTTTTTATTAAAGATGAATTACTTAAGGATTTGAATGTCCCAATAACAAACCACGATAAACTGCCTGATATTGTTCTTTATGATCGAGCCAAGAAACATTTATTTCTGATCGAGGCTGTAACATCACATGGTCCTATATCTCCCAAAAGACATGTAGAGCTGGAAAAAATATTAAAGGATTGCAAAACCGTTAAGATATACATAAGTGCATTCTTGAGCTCTAGGGAATTCAAAAGACACTTTGATAATATCGCATGGGAAACGGAAGTCTGGATTGCAGAAAATCCTGACCATATGATTCACTTTAACGGACCTAACTTTTTTACTGCCTACTAA
- a CDS encoding outer membrane lipoprotein-sorting protein: MKNIFFASFMIAFLSINAYCESRVMPILKTIEKIYELKGDGRANVLLTQQKVGQGTKIIEMLYYRRDSDNSFLIIMSAPENEKGNGYLRVGDNFWMYRKNTRTFQHINRDENIGGSDAHGGDFENRKLTEMYAPALDKDSKEIISEEVLGQIPVYKFEAKAIINDVDYPKKTYWVRKDNNLILKEESYSMSGTLMQTAYYIKYTIIDGRYMPVKQIFVDEFEKGNKTIVDISSIIMGKLEDSIFTKAYLENLSK; encoded by the coding sequence TTGAAAAACATTTTTTTTGCATCATTTATGATCGCTTTCTTATCTATTAATGCTTATTGCGAAAGCAGGGTAATGCCTATACTTAAAACCATTGAAAAAATATACGAGTTAAAAGGCGACGGCAGGGCAAACGTGCTTCTTACCCAGCAGAAAGTAGGCCAGGGGACAAAAATAATAGAAATGCTGTATTACAGGAGGGACTCGGATAATTCTTTTTTGATCATCATGTCCGCCCCGGAAAACGAAAAAGGCAACGGGTACCTGCGCGTGGGCGATAATTTCTGGATGTACCGCAAAAATACACGGACTTTCCAGCACATCAACAGGGACGAGAACATCGGCGGCAGCGACGCGCACGGCGGAGATTTTGAAAACAGGAAGCTTACCGAAATGTACGCTCCGGCCCTCGACAAAGATTCGAAAGAAATAATTAGCGAAGAAGTCTTAGGCCAGATACCGGTCTATAAGTTCGAGGCCAAAGCCATAATCAATGACGTGGACTATCCTAAAAAAACGTACTGGGTGCGAAAAGATAACAACCTTATACTTAAAGAGGAATCCTATTCCATGTCAGGCACTCTCATGCAGACCGCTTATTATATAAAATACACTATTATTGACGGAAGGTATATGCCGGTAAAACAGATATTTGTTGATGAGTTTGAAAAAGGCAATAAAACAATAGTTGATATATCAAGTATTATAATGGGAAAGCTTGAGGACAGCATATTTACTAAAGCTTACCTTGAAAATTTAAGCAAGTAA
- a CDS encoding radical SAM protein gives MEKLKDYNKYIDIYLENGKKLFNRKNYPEALSLFRKILAIDPNYPGVHFEIGKAIYYGLKRNDAAAREFQLELKLNPSHIFASLMLGMAYAGLERYGEALTVFKKAVKLGKGNAGIEEKAHYELAQIYLKKMRYSAAAGELIKVIKINPENEHAHYLLSVAYKCQGFYDKALEEIRLSGKHAGEEKELEKKINRDKIDLIQGHNLKGNYAKALEEIKNVEAAGPKNANLLMNELEIAKNKTRLRSKVRSLDVSLTTNCNIRCKMCSLSEIPKQEISKKVKEEIIKAFPYLTDVTWVGGEVFLYPYFNELLDEAIKHKVKQHIDTNGLLIGRDMAVKLIENNVCLTFSIDGTTKEVFEGIRKGSKFSLLMEKLDMINKLREKINPDYRIQMNTVVMRSNYRQIESFVEFAAEYNINGINYLMLNPFGLKEYDEDVFTFKRDGKILSFIYTALNKAKTACRKHNIVFTSNMAPEVLLQGFKDKKYKTGRKKRGAKPCNCLAPWIRLRIDFNGIVYPYANFLCRNAIGDLNSQALEDIWNGKKMIQYRKMLISGAAEKICSLKKVYKRIPFELLYYT, from the coding sequence ATGGAAAAACTAAAAGATTATAATAAATACATAGATATTTATTTAGAAAATGGAAAAAAGCTTTTTAACCGGAAAAACTATCCCGAAGCCCTGTCTTTATTCAGGAAGATATTGGCTATTGACCCGAATTATCCCGGCGTGCATTTTGAAATAGGCAAGGCCATTTATTATGGCCTGAAAAGGAACGATGCTGCGGCAAGAGAATTCCAGCTTGAATTGAAATTAAACCCGTCGCATATTTTCGCCAGTTTAATGCTTGGCATGGCCTATGCAGGGCTGGAGAGGTACGGTGAGGCATTGACTGTATTTAAGAAGGCGGTGAAGTTAGGCAAGGGCAACGCCGGGATAGAAGAAAAGGCACACTATGAACTGGCACAGATATATTTAAAGAAAATGAGATATTCCGCCGCTGCCGGCGAATTAATAAAAGTAATAAAAATAAATCCTGAAAATGAGCATGCCCATTATTTGTTAAGTGTGGCATATAAATGCCAGGGGTTCTATGACAAGGCCTTAGAAGAGATCAGGTTGTCTGGAAAACATGCCGGAGAAGAAAAAGAACTGGAAAAGAAAATAAACCGCGATAAAATCGATTTGATACAGGGCCATAATTTAAAAGGTAATTATGCGAAAGCTTTAGAAGAGATAAAGAACGTAGAGGCAGCTGGCCCGAAGAACGCCAATTTATTGATGAATGAACTTGAGATAGCTAAAAATAAAACAAGACTTCGTTCAAAAGTCAGGAGCCTGGATGTATCCTTGACGACTAACTGCAACATAAGGTGTAAAATGTGCAGCCTGTCAGAAATTCCCAAACAGGAAATATCTAAAAAAGTAAAAGAAGAGATAATCAAGGCATTCCCTTATTTAACCGACGTAACTTGGGTAGGGGGCGAAGTGTTCTTGTACCCTTATTTTAATGAGCTGCTGGATGAAGCGATAAAGCATAAAGTAAAACAGCATATAGACACGAACGGACTATTGATAGGCCGGGACATGGCTGTCAAGCTTATAGAGAACAATGTCTGCCTTACGTTCTCTATCGACGGCACAACAAAAGAAGTGTTCGAGGGTATACGGAAAGGGTCGAAATTCAGCCTATTAATGGAAAAATTAGATATGATAAATAAGTTAAGAGAAAAAATAAATCCTGATTACAGGATACAGATGAACACTGTGGTGATGAGGTCAAATTACCGCCAAATAGAAAGTTTCGTGGAGTTTGCGGCAGAATATAATATCAACGGGATAAATTACCTGATGCTGAACCCTTTTGGGCTAAAAGAGTACGATGAGGATGTTTTTACGTTTAAAAGGGACGGCAAGATATTGTCCTTCATTTATACCGCCCTTAATAAAGCTAAAACCGCCTGCCGGAAACATAATATTGTTTTCACTTCTAACATGGCCCCCGAAGTACTGCTCCAGGGTTTTAAAGATAAAAAATATAAAACCGGAAGAAAAAAGAGAGGGGCGAAGCCCTGTAACTGCCTTGCGCCCTGGATCAGGTTGAGGATCGATTTTAATGGTATTGTATATCCTTATGCCAATTTTTTATGCCGGAATGCCATAGGCGATTTAAATTCTCAGGCCCTTGAAGATATATGGAACGGCAAAAAGATGATACAATACAGAAAGATGCTGATATCCGGAGCAGCCGAGAAAATATGTAGTTTAAAAAAGGTTTATAAAAGGATACCGTTTGAATTATTATATTATACTTGA
- a CDS encoding FtsX-like permease family protein, with protein MPLLGMISLRNLLRQKRRNILLGSAMAIGVMILVIANSFSHGLSDIMFNKIIRWVAGHVTISFNEKGMVSREVCRDKERFFNLLKDEKDIVLEADEAIGMFCKALGNGKADNIIFIGVDTSANVSNETKKEIKESYRLIEGSWEDLEKKDMENPGIISEEKAKYLNVKKNDIIRLRYPNIFGQDQASKITIVGIMKNENIFMQPVVFVELNNAKQMLGFRPYESGNINITIKDPKKNAVPLADRIHAKINSELAIICASAKNKDKKADVVILGYKADKQSKDKISKLLNITDGSLENALKNNAVIIPKDLKNSLRLSVGEPFTVTYDMKLENRTAAAAYKVSAVYNPGKTLGQNVILVNEDKFYETYYDNLPKHYDNYTHVFVPKKDNPWYDLIAPEFVLLPRTKNTDELKDKYRQMAKRKWKATLVDVRTMYESASDILKLEGVLNLITLSAVLVLFFIILLGVVNTLRLSIRERTREIGTIRAIGMQKNDVRNIFLLETMFLSLIASVAGILLAFLAMWGLSSIKITMEDNPLGMLLVNSHLYFLPTIMTVVGTILLILLITTIAAFFPARRASNLSPAKALGHFE; from the coding sequence ATGCCATTACTAGGGATGATAAGTTTACGCAACCTGCTGCGCCAGAAACGGCGCAATATACTTCTGGGCTCGGCTATGGCCATCGGGGTGATGATACTTGTCATCGCAAACTCTTTTTCTCACGGGCTATCGGATATAATGTTTAACAAGATAATCAGGTGGGTTGCGGGGCATGTTACTATAAGTTTTAATGAAAAGGGAATGGTCTCAAGGGAAGTCTGCAGGGATAAGGAAAGGTTTTTTAATCTTTTAAAAGATGAAAAAGATATAGTCCTTGAAGCCGATGAAGCCATAGGGATGTTCTGCAAGGCGCTGGGTAACGGTAAAGCAGACAATATTATTTTTATTGGCGTTGATACCTCTGCCAACGTAAGCAATGAAACTAAGAAGGAAATAAAGGAATCATACCGCCTTATTGAAGGTTCCTGGGAAGACCTTGAAAAAAAAGACATGGAAAACCCGGGAATTATATCTGAGGAAAAAGCAAAGTATTTGAACGTGAAGAAAAATGACATTATAAGGCTCCGTTACCCCAATATTTTCGGGCAGGACCAGGCTTCAAAAATCACTATTGTCGGTATAATGAAAAACGAAAACATATTCATGCAGCCGGTTGTTTTTGTTGAGTTGAACAATGCCAAACAAATGCTGGGTTTCAGGCCCTATGAGTCAGGTAATATAAATATAACTATAAAGGACCCCAAGAAAAATGCAGTGCCGCTTGCTGACAGGATCCATGCAAAGATCAACTCCGAGCTTGCGATCATTTGTGCTTCGGCAAAAAACAAGGACAAAAAAGCCGATGTGGTCATACTCGGTTACAAAGCAGATAAACAGTCCAAGGATAAGATCTCAAAATTACTGAATATTACAGACGGGTCGCTTGAAAATGCTTTAAAGAACAACGCTGTGATCATACCTAAAGATTTGAAAAACTCATTAAGGCTTTCAGTAGGCGAACCTTTTACCGTAACTTATGATATGAAGCTTGAAAACAGAACAGCAGCTGCGGCATACAAGGTTTCAGCTGTATATAACCCGGGCAAAACTTTAGGGCAAAACGTGATACTTGTAAACGAAGATAAATTCTATGAAACATATTACGATAACCTGCCAAAGCACTATGATAATTATACGCATGTCTTTGTTCCGAAAAAAGACAACCCCTGGTATGACCTTATCGCTCCGGAGTTCGTGCTGCTGCCGCGTACAAAGAATACGGACGAGCTGAAGGATAAATACAGGCAGATGGCTAAAAGAAAATGGAAAGCCACTCTTGTTGATGTCCGCACGATGTATGAGAGTGCAAGCGATATTTTGAAACTCGAAGGCGTGCTAAACCTTATCACTCTTTCGGCGGTCCTGGTTCTTTTTTTTATTATACTGCTTGGCGTTGTAAACACACTGCGCCTGAGCATACGGGAACGAACGCGGGAAATAGGCACTATCCGCGCCATAGGGATGCAGAAAAATGACGTGAGGAACATATTCCTGCTTGAAACGATGTTTTTGTCGCTGATAGCCTCGGTTGCAGGCATATTGTTGGCATTTCTTGCCATGTGGGGCTTAAGCTCAATAAAAATAACCATGGAAGACAACCCGCTTGGAATGCTTTTAGTTAACAGCCATTTATATTTCCTGCCTACGATCATGACCGTTGTAGGCACTATTTTACTTATACTTTTGATCACGACGATAGCCGCGTTTTTTCCTGCGAGAAGAGCGTCCAACCTCTCTCCCGCAAAAGCGCTAGGCCACTTTGAATAA
- a CDS encoding N-6 DNA methylase yields the protein MKLNDVISLGVEQKKMRTTITLDKFSHQPYVLSRGITKGTNLGLIAYAERIAEDYLNKSSANERKSKGQFFTPRQVSLFMASLLNIDKQKFSVLDPGAGTGMLSAAVCESILSSRKQIDFSLDAYETDSEVIPLLENVLHKCQTVLRENGHKFKYRIIAKDFILDNSHRIKTQLDFGERETSLSYDYIISNPPYYKLNKNSPQTLLLNEIVSGQPNIYTFFMTLSLDMLKSDGKMMFITPRSFCSGLYFKPFRKWLLQHGQITNIHMFESRSNVFGNGTVLQESIITGIMPKKNEVESNKVTISTSQDGSFHNLKKVDIDYQDILHQINGQLMIKVPVTKTDVKVQHIVNSWEYTLKDFGMKVSTGPVVSFRAEKYLSTEFIDENKTVPLLWMHNIQNMNIVWPIEKKKRGLAIKLEKGTAPVLVPVKNYVLVKRFSSKEQKRRLYAGVLLKSKFKYDKVGIENHLNYIYRYHDILSTDEVYGVAGILNSSLMDMFFRMLNGSTQVNAVDIDNLPLPSLEKIKELGKTIMARKPSIGIELDKVIIDVLGIDNDILLELNGGNDVNE from the coding sequence ATGAAGCTTAATGATGTTATTAGCCTTGGGGTAGAACAAAAAAAAATGCGAACAACTATTACACTTGATAAATTCTCTCATCAACCATATGTTCTGTCACGAGGCATAACAAAGGGAACTAATCTGGGATTGATAGCTTATGCCGAACGCATAGCGGAAGATTATTTAAATAAGTCTTCTGCAAATGAAAGAAAATCAAAAGGGCAGTTTTTTACACCTCGGCAAGTCAGCTTGTTCATGGCCAGTTTGTTGAATATAGATAAGCAAAAGTTCAGTGTGTTAGATCCTGGAGCCGGGACAGGTATGCTCAGCGCTGCTGTCTGCGAAAGTATCCTGTCTTCCAGAAAGCAGATTGATTTCTCATTGGATGCATATGAGACTGATTCAGAAGTGATTCCGCTGCTTGAAAATGTCCTTCATAAATGTCAGACTGTCCTTAGAGAAAATGGTCATAAATTCAAATATAGAATTATTGCAAAAGATTTTATTTTGGATAACTCTCACCGGATAAAAACACAGCTTGATTTTGGAGAGAGAGAAACTTCATTATCTTATGATTATATAATTTCCAATCCTCCATATTATAAACTCAATAAAAACTCACCACAAACCCTTCTTTTAAATGAAATTGTGTCAGGTCAACCCAATATCTATACCTTTTTTATGACATTGTCCCTTGATATGCTAAAGTCGGATGGAAAAATGATGTTTATCACTCCGAGAAGTTTTTGCTCAGGGTTATACTTCAAGCCTTTCAGGAAATGGTTGTTACAGCACGGGCAGATAACAAATATTCACATGTTTGAATCACGAAGTAATGTTTTTGGTAATGGCACTGTTTTGCAGGAAAGTATTATAACCGGAATAATGCCCAAAAAGAATGAGGTTGAAAGCAATAAAGTAACAATCAGCACAAGTCAGGATGGCTCATTTCATAATCTGAAGAAGGTTGATATTGACTATCAAGATATTTTACATCAGATAAATGGTCAATTAATGATAAAGGTTCCAGTAACAAAGACAGATGTCAAAGTTCAGCATATAGTTAATTCATGGGAATATACATTAAAAGATTTTGGAATGAAAGTTTCGACAGGTCCGGTAGTTTCTTTCAGGGCTGAAAAATATTTATCTACTGAATTTATTGATGAAAATAAAACTGTCCCGCTTTTATGGATGCATAATATTCAAAACATGAATATTGTCTGGCCCATAGAAAAGAAGAAAAGAGGGCTTGCTATAAAATTAGAAAAAGGTACGGCTCCTGTTTTGGTTCCGGTAAAAAACTATGTTCTTGTCAAAAGGTTCAGTTCAAAGGAACAAAAAAGAAGATTGTATGCCGGGGTGCTATTAAAATCAAAATTCAAGTATGATAAAGTGGGAATTGAAAATCACCTTAATTATATTTATAGATATCACGATATTCTCTCAACGGATGAGGTTTACGGAGTTGCGGGTATTCTAAACTCATCTTTGATGGACATGTTTTTCAGGATGCTTAACGGTAGTACTCAAGTTAATGCTGTTGATATAGATAATTTGCCCCTGCCTTCTCTTGAAAAGATCAAGGAATTAGGGAAGACTATCATGGCAAGGAAACCTTCTATCGGGATAGAATTAGACAAAGTGATTATTGACGTTTTGGGAATAGATAATGATATTCTTCTGGAATTAAACGGAGGCAATGACGTAAATGAGTAA